A window of the Dasypus novemcinctus isolate mDasNov1 chromosome 15, mDasNov1.1.hap2, whole genome shotgun sequence genome harbors these coding sequences:
- the LOC139436611 gene encoding uncharacterized protein, whose product MRFKDPSATAKLGQCVARYDDRRVHRWGGAGPGAAILPKAAGDGRKGAASSPQPPAPGPQSTAPGPQPPASSPQSTAPSPRPPAPGPQPLAPSPQPPAPSPRPPARSPRPPAPGPQPLAPSPQPPAPSPQLPVPGHQPPASGPWPQSPVPGPRSLVPGPLPSASSPQPPAPGAQSLGPRPWPPVPYPLAPSSQCPSTSPQPPIPGPPPPASRPQSPAPGAQSLGPGPWPPVPYPLAPSSQSPATSPQPPVPGPQSLAPCPQPPAPSPRPLAPSPQPPSPRPPGPGAPWLAVSASPQKHLQQNGFQAGELTGCFRNKLH is encoded by the exons ATGAGGTTCAAGGACCCCTCAGCCACGGCCAAGCTCGGACAGTGCGTGGCCCGGTACGACGACAGACGTGTACACAGGTGGGGGGGTGCAGGCCCGGGGGCGGCCATTCTGCCCAAGGCAGCTGGAGACGGGCGCAAAGGCGCAG cctccagcccccagcccccagcccctggcccccagtccacagcccccggcccccagcccccggcctcCAGCCCCCAAtccacagcccccagcccccggcccccagcGCCCGGCCCCCAGCCTctagcccccagcccccagcccccagctcccaGTCCCCGGCCACCAGCCCGCAGCCCCCGGCCTCCGGCGCCCGGGCCCCAGCCTctagcccccagcccccagcccccagcccccagcccccagctcccaGTCCCCGGCCACCAGCCCCCAGCCTCTGGTCCCTGGCCTCAGTCCCCGGTCCCCGGCCCCCGGTCCCTAGTCCCTGGCCCCCTGCCCTCAgcctccagcccccagcccccggcccctgGCGCCCAGTCCCTgggccccaggccctggcccCCAGTCCCCTACCCCCTAGCCCCCAGCTCCCAGTGTCCATCCACCAGCCCCCAGCCTCCAAtccctggccccccacccccagcctccagaCCCCAGTCCCCAGCCCCTGGCGCCCAGTCCCTGGGCCCTGGACCCTGGCCCCCAGTCCCCTACCCCCTAGCCCCCAGCTCCCAGTCCCCTGCCACCAGCCCCCAGCCTCCAGTCCCTGGCCCCCAGTccctggccccctgcccccagcctccagcccccagcccccggcccctggcccccagtccacagccccccagcccccggcccccaggcCCTGGAGCTCCCTGGCTGGCTGTGTCAGCCTCACCGCAGAAACATCTTCAGCAGAATGGTTTCCAGGCCGGGGAACTGACGGGTTGTTTCCGGAACAAGTTACACTGA